One genomic window of Acidovorax radicis includes the following:
- a CDS encoding YciI family protein yields MPFIIETFDKPEHQAVRKAARAAHLEFLDQNKTLLLACGAKLADDGTDLGGGLYVVALETREEAQCFIESDPFHAAGLFERVTLTRWRKAYVAGQCFL; encoded by the coding sequence GTGCCTTTCATCATCGAAACCTTCGACAAACCCGAACACCAAGCCGTGCGCAAGGCTGCCCGCGCTGCGCATCTGGAATTCCTGGACCAGAACAAAACCCTGCTGCTGGCATGCGGCGCCAAGCTGGCCGACGACGGCACGGACCTGGGCGGTGGCCTCTATGTGGTGGCGCTGGAGACGCGCGAAGAAGCCCAGTGCTTCATCGAGTCAGACCCTTTTCACGCCGCAGGCCTGTTCGAGCGCGTGACGCTCACGCGTTGGCGCAAGGCCTATGTCGCAGGCCAGTGTTTCCTCTGA
- a CDS encoding SDR family oxidoreductase, translating into MTTISSRERVLITGGGAGIGAATAERCRADGYEPVIIDRVVGHVPGGIQADLSSTADTARALQQALAGGPITRLVNNVGIVVPAEAADQTLEQFDLAVALNLRCALQCMQALLPGMQAAGFGRIVNMSSRAALGKELRTAYSATKAGLIGMTRVWALELGRHGVTANAIGPGPIRTELFDRANPPDAPRTKAIIESVPVKRVGTPDDVAHAVSYLLDARSGFVTGQVLYVCGGMTVGVAGV; encoded by the coding sequence ATGACCACCATTTCTTCGCGTGAGCGCGTTCTCATCACAGGCGGCGGTGCCGGCATCGGCGCCGCCACGGCCGAGCGCTGCCGCGCCGACGGCTACGAGCCCGTCATCATCGACCGTGTGGTGGGCCACGTGCCCGGCGGCATCCAGGCCGACCTGTCCAGCACTGCCGACACCGCACGCGCATTGCAGCAGGCGCTGGCGGGCGGGCCCATCACGCGCCTCGTGAACAACGTGGGCATCGTGGTGCCCGCCGAAGCGGCCGACCAGACGCTCGAGCAGTTCGATCTGGCGGTCGCCTTGAACCTGCGCTGCGCGCTGCAGTGCATGCAGGCGCTGCTGCCGGGCATGCAGGCTGCGGGCTTCGGGCGCATCGTGAACATGTCCTCGCGCGCGGCGCTGGGCAAGGAGTTGCGCACTGCGTATTCGGCCACCAAGGCGGGCCTGATCGGTATGACGCGCGTGTGGGCGCTGGAGCTGGGCCGCCACGGCGTCACGGCCAACGCCATCGGCCCCGGCCCCATCCGCACCGAGCTGTTCGACCGCGCCAATCCACCGGATGCGCCGCGCACGAAAGCCATCATCGAATCAGTGCCCGTCAAGCGCGTGGGCACGCCCGACGACGTGGCGCACGCCGTGTCGTATCTGCTCGATGCCCGCAGCGGCTTCGTGACCGGCCAGGTGCTCTACGTCTGCGGCGGCATGACCGTGGGCGTGGCGGGGGTATGA
- a CDS encoding short-chain fatty acid transporter yields MSKITAFFTELMRRYLPDPFVFAIMLTLLTMALAFGVENRPINDVVQDWGKGFWSLLAFTTQMAVILVMGYVLAAAPIVDRFLDRIASHVHTPRQAIIVATIVGCVGSYLNWGFGLVIGGIMARKLALKVKGVHYPLIIAAAYTGFTMYSLGFSATIPVLISTKGHAFEGTMGLIPLTQTIFSAPILLTSLAVLIALPLLNATMHPKKGEPVVELDPATVADAKPASAEQLLGDEKTLAYRLNNSRLLSLLIGLCGMAYVAMHFIKGGNLDLNMINFFILFLGVLLLGTPMKYVEKVNEGVKTIGGIVLQFPFYAGIMAIMHGSGLVESIAHVFVSVSTADTLPLWGLVSSFVINFFAPSGGGHWVLQGPFMINAATTLGASQAQTAMSVMLGNGWNDLVQPFWILPALALSKLKLKDIMGYTVVSMLLVGAIYATTMLVWPHL; encoded by the coding sequence ATGTCGAAAATCACCGCCTTCTTTACCGAACTGATGCGGCGCTACCTGCCCGATCCGTTTGTTTTTGCGATCATGCTCACGCTGCTGACCATGGCGCTCGCTTTCGGTGTCGAAAACCGCCCCATCAATGATGTGGTGCAGGACTGGGGCAAGGGCTTTTGGAGCCTGCTGGCATTCACCACGCAGATGGCCGTGATTCTGGTGATGGGCTACGTGCTGGCCGCCGCGCCCATCGTGGACCGCTTTCTCGACCGCATCGCATCGCATGTGCACACGCCGCGCCAGGCCATCATCGTGGCCACCATCGTGGGCTGCGTGGGCAGCTACCTCAACTGGGGTTTTGGCCTGGTGATCGGGGGCATCATGGCGCGCAAACTCGCGCTCAAGGTCAAGGGCGTGCACTACCCGCTGATCATCGCTGCGGCGTACACGGGCTTCACCATGTATAGCCTGGGTTTTTCGGCCACCATCCCCGTGCTCATCTCCACCAAAGGCCATGCCTTTGAAGGCACGATGGGGTTGATCCCGCTCACGCAGACCATCTTCTCCGCGCCCATTTTGCTGACCAGCCTGGCCGTGTTGATCGCGTTGCCGCTGCTCAACGCCACCATGCACCCCAAGAAAGGCGAGCCCGTCGTGGAGCTGGACCCGGCCACCGTGGCCGACGCCAAGCCCGCCAGTGCCGAGCAGTTGCTGGGCGATGAGAAGACGCTGGCCTATCGCCTGAACAACAGCCGCCTGCTGAGCCTGCTGATCGGCCTGTGCGGCATGGCGTATGTGGCCATGCATTTCATCAAGGGCGGCAACCTCGACCTGAACATGATCAATTTCTTCATCCTGTTTCTCGGGGTGCTGCTGCTGGGCACGCCGATGAAGTATGTGGAGAAGGTCAACGAAGGCGTGAAGACCATTGGCGGGATCGTTCTGCAGTTCCCGTTCTATGCCGGCATCATGGCCATCATGCATGGCTCGGGGCTGGTGGAGTCCATTGCGCATGTGTTCGTGAGCGTCTCCACGGCAGACACGCTGCCGCTGTGGGGCCTCGTCAGCTCGTTCGTCATCAACTTCTTTGCGCCCTCGGGCGGCGGCCACTGGGTGCTGCAGGGTCCGTTCATGATCAACGCGGCCACCACGCTGGGCGCTTCGCAGGCGCAAACGGCCATGTCCGTGATGCTGGGCAACGGCTGGAACGATCTGGTGCAGCCGTTCTGGATCTTGCCGGCCCTCGCGCTGTCCAAACTCAAGCTCAAGGACATCATGGGCTACACGGTGGTTTCCATGCTGCTGGTGGGTGCCATCTATGCGACCACGATGCTGGTCTGGCCGCATCTCTGA
- the catC gene encoding muconolactone Delta-isomerase, whose protein sequence is MLFMAEMIVQIPSTLAPEVADEIKRKEKAYSQQLQRDGKWRHLWRVVGEYANVSIFDVASNDELHTILSGLPLFPYMQIKVTPLANHPSSIVQE, encoded by the coding sequence ATGCTGTTCATGGCTGAAATGATCGTGCAGATCCCGTCCACGCTGGCGCCCGAAGTGGCCGACGAGATCAAGCGCAAAGAGAAAGCGTATTCGCAGCAATTGCAGCGCGACGGCAAGTGGCGCCACCTGTGGCGCGTCGTGGGTGAATACGCCAACGTGAGCATCTTTGACGTGGCCAGCAACGACGAGCTGCACACCATCCTCAGCGGCTTGCCGCTGTTTCCCTACATGCAGATCAAGGTGACGCCGCTGGCCAACCACCCTTCGTCGATCGTGCAGGAATAA
- a CDS encoding Bug family tripartite tricarboxylate transporter substrate binding protein, which yields MNPIHIPSKRRTLLAALATAAIGAVPASAFAQAGYPTKPVTIVVPFAAGGTTDILARIIGQALTTELGQSVIVDNRAGAGGNIGGTVVAKAPADGYTLFMGTVGTHAINASLYKKMPFDPIKDFAPLTRVANVPNLLVANPAQPYKTVKELIAYAKANPGKVNFGSSGNGSSIHLSGELFKSLAKVDMVHVPYKGSAPAVTDLLGNQIGIMFDNMPSAIQHVRSGKLVPIAVTTAKRSPELPNVPTIAEAGVPGYEATSWFGMFAPAGTPAPVLAKLNTALVKVLNQAEVKKKINEQGAETYSETPEQFAAFIRAESIKWGKVVKESGASLD from the coding sequence ATGAATCCGATCCACATTCCGTCCAAGCGCCGCACATTGCTGGCCGCGTTGGCCACTGCTGCCATAGGCGCCGTTCCTGCCAGTGCCTTTGCGCAGGCGGGCTACCCCACCAAGCCCGTCACCATCGTCGTGCCGTTCGCAGCTGGCGGCACCACCGACATCCTGGCGCGCATCATCGGCCAGGCACTGACCACCGAGCTGGGCCAGTCCGTCATCGTGGACAACCGCGCGGGTGCGGGCGGCAATATTGGCGGCACCGTGGTGGCCAAGGCCCCGGCGGATGGCTACACGCTCTTCATGGGCACGGTGGGCACGCACGCCATCAATGCCAGCCTGTACAAGAAGATGCCGTTCGACCCCATCAAGGACTTTGCACCGCTCACGCGCGTGGCCAATGTGCCCAACCTGCTCGTGGCCAACCCGGCGCAGCCCTACAAGACGGTGAAGGAACTGATCGCCTACGCCAAGGCCAACCCGGGCAAGGTCAACTTCGGCTCGTCGGGTAACGGCAGTTCCATCCACCTGTCTGGCGAGCTGTTCAAGAGCCTGGCCAAGGTGGACATGGTGCACGTGCCCTACAAGGGCAGCGCACCAGCGGTGACCGACCTGCTGGGCAACCAGATCGGCATCATGTTCGACAACATGCCCTCGGCCATCCAGCATGTGCGCAGCGGCAAGCTGGTGCCCATTGCGGTGACCACCGCCAAGCGCTCGCCCGAGCTGCCCAACGTGCCGACCATCGCTGAAGCCGGTGTACCCGGCTACGAAGCCACCTCGTGGTTTGGCATGTTCGCGCCCGCGGGCACGCCTGCGCCGGTGCTGGCCAAGCTCAACACTGCGCTGGTCAAGGTGCTGAACCAGGCCGAGGTGAAGAAGAAGATCAACGAGCAAGGCGCCGAGACCTACAGCGAAACGCCCGAGCAGTTTGCCGCCTTCATCCGGGCCGAATCCATCAAGTGGGGCAAGGTCGTCAAGGAGTCGGGTGCTAGCCTGGACTAA
- a CDS encoding short chain dehydrogenase has translation MSKILLIGASGTIGQAVLANLGARHDVITVGRSSGTHRADFSQPGTVAQLFEAVGKVDAIVSTAGNLHFGPLADMTAEQFNVGLQDKLLGQVQLALVGQKYLNDGGSITLTAGILSIEPIRNGASATAVNAAIEGFVAAAAIELPRGLRINAISPTVLTESMGSYGPFFPGFEPVPAARVALAYQRSVEGAQTGRVYRVQ, from the coding sequence ATGTCCAAGATTCTTCTCATCGGCGCCAGCGGCACCATCGGCCAGGCCGTGCTGGCCAACCTGGGCGCACGCCACGACGTGATCACCGTGGGCCGCAGCAGCGGCACGCACCGTGCGGACTTCTCGCAGCCAGGCACGGTCGCCCAACTGTTCGAGGCCGTGGGCAAAGTGGATGCCATCGTGAGCACGGCGGGCAACCTGCACTTTGGCCCGCTGGCCGACATGACGGCCGAGCAGTTCAACGTCGGCCTGCAAGACAAGCTGCTGGGCCAAGTGCAACTGGCGCTGGTCGGCCAGAAGTATCTGAACGATGGCGGCTCCATCACGCTGACGGCGGGCATCCTGTCGATCGAGCCCATCCGCAACGGCGCCAGCGCCACGGCGGTGAACGCAGCCATCGAAGGTTTTGTGGCAGCCGCCGCCATCGAACTGCCGCGCGGCCTGCGCATCAACGCCATCAGCCCCACGGTGCTGACCGAGTCGATGGGCAGTTACGGGCCGTTCTTTCCGGGGTTCGAGCCGGTGCCCGCTGCGCGCGTGGCGCTGGCCTACCAGCGCAGCGTGGAAGGCGCGCAGACGGGGCGTGTGTACCGGGTGCAATGA
- a CDS encoding LysR family transcriptional regulator, whose product MDKLRNMEVMVAVVEAGSFAAAARQLQVSAVMVGKHIQQLETHLGARLFQRSTRQNSLTEVGAAFYEDSKRVLEQVRWAESAVERSRAVPQGLLRVSAPFTLGNHVIAPLVADFLQRHDQVRVDLQLTDSVVDLAGEGFDVAVRIGKVSDEGLVARPLRPYRMVIAAAPVYLQRHGRPEHAADLARHQCLSHSVWQRRVEWTLRDGKEEFFWPENARFVCNQGDGLRQAALRGLGLIMQPEVLLADDLASGALVPVMQSCLPAPRPVHLVYAPDRRQLPKLARFVEFVVGALGE is encoded by the coding sequence ATGGACAAGCTGCGCAACATGGAAGTCATGGTGGCCGTGGTGGAGGCGGGCAGCTTTGCCGCCGCCGCGCGCCAGCTGCAGGTATCCGCCGTGATGGTGGGCAAGCACATCCAGCAGCTGGAGACCCACCTGGGCGCGCGCCTGTTCCAGCGCAGCACGCGCCAGAACAGCCTGACCGAGGTGGGCGCTGCGTTTTACGAAGACAGCAAGCGTGTGCTGGAGCAGGTGCGCTGGGCCGAATCCGCCGTGGAGCGCAGCCGCGCCGTGCCCCAGGGCCTGCTGCGGGTGAGTGCGCCTTTCACACTGGGCAACCACGTGATCGCCCCGCTGGTGGCCGACTTTCTGCAGCGCCACGACCAGGTGCGCGTGGACCTGCAGCTCACCGACAGCGTGGTGGACCTGGCGGGCGAGGGCTTTGACGTGGCGGTGCGCATCGGCAAAGTGTCTGACGAGGGCCTGGTGGCGCGCCCGCTGCGCCCCTACCGCATGGTGATTGCCGCTGCGCCCGTCTACCTGCAGCGCCACGGGAGGCCCGAGCATGCGGCTGACCTGGCCCGCCACCAGTGCCTGAGCCACTCGGTGTGGCAGCGCCGGGTGGAATGGACGCTGCGCGACGGCAAGGAAGAGTTCTTCTGGCCTGAGAACGCGCGCTTCGTCTGCAACCAGGGCGACGGCCTGCGCCAGGCGGCGCTGCGCGGCCTGGGGCTCATCATGCAGCCCGAGGTGCTCCTGGCCGACGACCTGGCCAGCGGTGCGCTGGTGCCCGTGATGCAGTCCTGCCTACCTGCGCCGCGCCCGGTGCATCTGGTGTATGCGCCCGACCGGCGGCAACTGCCCAAGCTGGCGCGGTTTGTCGAGTTTGTGGTGGGGGCGCTGGGGGAGTAG
- a CDS encoding PaaI family thioesterase: MTHAPENATTAPIPAGFAPLKAGGPYIQHNGPLYVLHQGNVVKFGFRVERRHTNPMGNLHGGMMATFCDMLVPLSVHRKSDQVSNRFLPTISLQIDYLAPAPLGAWVEGEAEPLRITRSLVFAQGLVTADGVPCARVSGVFKIGPAVPPAAVE; this comes from the coding sequence ATGACGCACGCCCCCGAGAACGCCACCACTGCCCCCATCCCCGCAGGTTTTGCGCCCCTGAAGGCCGGAGGCCCCTACATCCAGCACAACGGCCCGCTGTATGTGCTGCACCAGGGCAACGTGGTGAAGTTCGGCTTTCGCGTGGAGCGGCGCCACACCAACCCCATGGGCAATCTGCACGGCGGCATGATGGCCACGTTCTGCGACATGCTGGTGCCGCTGTCGGTGCACCGCAAAAGCGACCAAGTGTCGAACCGCTTCTTGCCCACCATCAGCCTGCAGATCGACTACCTGGCCCCTGCCCCGCTGGGCGCCTGGGTGGAGGGCGAGGCCGAGCCGCTGCGCATCACGCGCTCCCTAGTATTTGCGCAGGGCCTGGTCACCGCCGACGGCGTGCCCTGTGCGCGGGTGAGCGGGGTGTTCAAAATCGGGCCTGCAGTGCCGCCAGCTGCGGTGGAGTAG
- a CDS encoding transglutaminase-like domain-containing protein: MTQDHPTPAHLRATALIDSDAPAVQAFAAEHARGTTDRERAVALYLAVRDGFRYDPYRIDLSPQGMTASTVLANGYGWCVPKAALLTAVCRAAGIPARIGFADVRNHLSTERMRETMKTDLFIWHGYTDIWLDGQWRKATPAFNIELCERFGLLPLEFDGENDSIYHPFDKSGARHMEYVQQRGAFDDLPLAQIVADFRTVYGGWLQGDATRSSLQDASFANDIEKEAR, from the coding sequence ATGACCCAGGACCACCCCACGCCCGCCCACCTGCGCGCCACGGCCCTCATTGACAGCGACGCACCTGCCGTCCAGGCCTTTGCCGCTGAACACGCGCGCGGCACCACCGACCGCGAACGCGCCGTGGCCCTGTACCTGGCCGTGCGCGACGGCTTTCGCTACGACCCCTACCGCATCGACCTGTCGCCCCAGGGCATGACCGCCAGCACCGTGCTGGCCAACGGCTACGGCTGGTGCGTGCCCAAGGCCGCGCTGCTCACGGCCGTGTGCCGTGCGGCGGGCATCCCGGCGCGCATAGGCTTTGCCGACGTGCGCAACCACCTGAGCACTGAGCGCATGCGCGAGACCATGAAGACCGACCTCTTCATCTGGCACGGCTACACCGACATCTGGCTGGACGGCCAATGGCGCAAGGCCACCCCCGCCTTCAACATCGAGCTGTGCGAGCGCTTTGGCCTGCTGCCGCTGGAGTTCGACGGCGAGAATGATTCCATCTACCACCCGTTCGACAAGTCAGGCGCACGCCACATGGAATACGTGCAACAGCGCGGCGCGTTTGACGACTTGCCCCTCGCGCAGATCGTGGCCGACTTTCGCACGGTGTATGGCGGCTGGCTGCAGGGCGACGCCACCCGCAGCAGCCTGCAGGACGCCAGTTTTGCCAACGACATTGAAAAGGAAGCCCGCTGA
- a CDS encoding trimeric intracellular cation channel family protein: MNLPLDAPWIHTLRLTLEVAATIAFALSGVIAAARKRLDAVGVCVVAFVAAFGGGTLRDLLLDQRPFFWIRHTEFVWGILALCIGAMLFMRQRHFEPTERAMLLPDAIGLGLFAAVGVDISIALGMPPLISVMMGVTTGVFGGVLRDVLCNEVPQAFSDHRPYTLCAFAGGWAAVALRYLQAPDWAPLVACVLLTAGLRGLALWRNWELPAWRV, encoded by the coding sequence ATGAACCTGCCACTCGACGCCCCCTGGATTCACACCCTGCGCCTCACCCTGGAGGTGGCCGCCACCATTGCGTTCGCACTCTCGGGCGTGATCGCGGCGGCGCGCAAGCGGCTCGATGCCGTGGGCGTGTGTGTGGTGGCCTTCGTGGCCGCCTTTGGTGGCGGCACGCTGCGCGACCTGCTGCTGGACCAGCGGCCTTTCTTCTGGATCCGCCACACCGAATTCGTCTGGGGCATTCTGGCGCTGTGCATCGGCGCCATGCTGTTCATGCGCCAGCGGCACTTTGAGCCCACCGAACGCGCCATGCTGCTGCCCGACGCGATCGGCCTGGGCCTGTTTGCGGCCGTGGGGGTGGACATCTCCATCGCCCTTGGCATGCCGCCGCTCATCAGCGTGATGATGGGCGTGACCACCGGCGTGTTTGGCGGCGTGCTGCGCGACGTGCTGTGCAACGAGGTGCCCCAGGCCTTCAGCGACCACCGCCCTTATACGCTGTGCGCGTTTGCCGGCGGCTGGGCCGCCGTGGCCCTGCGCTACCTGCAGGCGCCGGACTGGGCGCCGCTCGTGGCCTGCGTGCTGCTCACGGCCGGGCTGCGCGGGCTGGCACTGTGGCGCAACTGGGAATTGCCGGCCTGGCGGGTGTGA
- a CDS encoding PepSY-associated TM helix domain-containing protein produces MTSQRTLNRLFVLHSWAGIVTGLLLFIVCFSGAVVVFKNEIDLWANPSLAQLPRSEQPASLDVVLAQLQARYPGATVETIALPDAINPSYFAFVRERGAPAHTRTKVALRSDTGAVVGPVDSQLGQYLRMLHVFLFFGPRWIVGFLGAAMLVLIITGIVIHRKILAELFTQRWGRSFRVVMSDLHKSAGIWGLGFHILIATTGAWMGLAPLFEQGYKYTTSPAGVTTPKLSRKAEAAEPAPMQSLDALYATAQQAVPGLEARYVSLRRWGTGTAEAGFTGNLRGHLASTARVDINAATGVPQKVHDPRTAGFWSLVNGLMEPLHFGDFGGLALKWLYFLLGMTPAFLSISGTLIWLDARQQRRRDAGAVQGTSANGVTAAG; encoded by the coding sequence ATGACCAGCCAGCGCACACTCAACCGCCTTTTTGTCCTGCACTCCTGGGCCGGCATCGTCACCGGGCTCTTGCTGTTCATCGTGTGCTTCTCGGGCGCGGTGGTGGTGTTCAAGAACGAGATCGACCTGTGGGCCAACCCGTCGCTGGCGCAGTTGCCGCGCTCTGAACAACCTGCCTCGCTCGACGTGGTGCTGGCCCAGTTGCAGGCACGCTACCCCGGCGCCACGGTGGAGACCATCGCGCTGCCCGATGCCATCAACCCGAGCTACTTCGCGTTTGTGCGCGAGCGTGGAGCCCCGGCCCACACGCGCACCAAGGTGGCCTTGCGCTCGGACACCGGCGCAGTGGTGGGCCCGGTGGACAGCCAGCTCGGCCAATACCTGCGCATGCTGCATGTGTTTTTGTTCTTCGGGCCGCGGTGGATCGTGGGCTTTCTGGGCGCGGCCATGCTGGTGCTCATCATCACGGGCATCGTCATCCATCGCAAGATCCTGGCCGAGCTGTTCACCCAGCGCTGGGGCCGCAGCTTTCGCGTGGTGATGTCGGACCTGCACAAGTCCGCAGGCATCTGGGGGTTGGGGTTTCATATCCTGATCGCCACCACGGGTGCGTGGATGGGCCTGGCGCCGCTGTTCGAGCAGGGCTACAAGTACACCACCTCCCCTGCCGGGGTCACCACCCCCAAGCTGTCGCGCAAGGCCGAGGCCGCCGAGCCCGCCCCCATGCAATCGCTGGATGCGCTGTATGCCACCGCGCAGCAGGCCGTGCCGGGGCTGGAGGCGCGTTATGTGTCCCTGCGCCGCTGGGGCACGGGCACCGCCGAGGCGGGCTTCACCGGCAACCTGCGCGGCCACCTGGCCAGCACTGCGCGGGTGGACATCAATGCGGCCACCGGCGTGCCCCAAAAGGTGCACGACCCGCGCACGGCGGGCTTCTGGTCGCTGGTCAACGGGCTCATGGAGCCGCTGCACTTTGGCGACTTTGGCGGGCTGGCGCTCAAGTGGCTGTATTTCCTTTTGGGCATGACGCCCGCGTTTTTGTCGATCTCGGGCACGCTGATCTGGCTGGATGCGCGCCAGCAGCGCCGACGCGATGCCGGGGCCGTGCAGGGCACATCGGCCAACGGGGTCACAGCGGCGGGTTGA
- a CDS encoding TonB-dependent siderophore receptor, which translates to MPSLPLRLAHAPRFSLSARPLLSSARQATLFALTPLALCLAQAAMAQQASAPAADAATTAPQLQEVRINASTENDMGFAPVEAQTASKAPMRRLETPQSISVVTREQMESRQITNVQQALQTVAGVSPVNFGRRGFDDLNIRGFRSTESILVDGLVQSPGMWAKLQPYGYERFEVLKGSASVLYGQVQPGGIVNAVSKRPKKEALSEVGVEVGSFGQRTLQADINRPLSESGKTALRINAQVSNADDPTQLVYRKDRWFAPSLSIDLGAQTDLVLFATYSQSEWMRQQGITPYGTLLPNRNGTLPVTLFTGDPSFGVYDVESTTVGYALEHRLSDAMTFRQNVRYQTEKGTGNFVSNQALQANQRLQNRQATRQYLDYDLLATDTSLLSRFEALGVKHQLVTGLDVRSGHSYQAQRRCTIGALDLFNPVYGMAATCPTNLTSDAPEKLTVMGLYAQDQIKFGQGWTALVGLRSDWSTNDIDDRVANTQTRQKDSATTLSAGLVYEFKPGWSAYGSYGESFLPTSGLSFAGTPFVPETGKQWEAGVKYEAPGGQITGALAVFDLVRQNVTTSDPVNTGFSVQTGEQRARGLELELGADLKNGWKITSAYTYTQTEVTRDNNAAIVGKPLNLTPRHTLTAWATYKLPQYPRVTLGMGGRYVSEQIGSYPFTLPSYVVADASISYVGENYRITAGVKNLFDKAYYDGAINANVVSPALPRNFSVGLTYFF; encoded by the coding sequence ATGCCTTCTCTGCCCCTGCGCTTAGCGCACGCCCCGCGCTTCTCGTTGTCTGCGCGCCCGCTCTTGTCATCGGCCCGCCAGGCCACCCTCTTCGCCCTGACCCCGCTGGCCCTATGCCTCGCGCAAGCCGCCATGGCGCAGCAGGCCAGCGCACCGGCAGCAGACGCGGCAACGACAGCCCCCCAGCTCCAGGAAGTCCGCATCAACGCCAGCACCGAAAATGACATGGGCTTTGCCCCGGTGGAGGCGCAAACCGCCAGCAAGGCGCCCATGCGGCGGCTGGAGACGCCGCAGTCCATCAGCGTGGTCACGCGCGAGCAGATGGAGTCGCGGCAGATCACCAACGTGCAGCAGGCGCTGCAGACGGTGGCGGGGGTGAGCCCGGTCAACTTCGGGCGCCGGGGGTTTGATGACCTGAACATTCGGGGCTTTCGCTCTACCGAATCCATCCTGGTCGATGGCCTGGTGCAAAGCCCGGGCATGTGGGCCAAGCTGCAGCCTTATGGGTATGAGCGGTTTGAGGTGCTCAAGGGCTCGGCCTCGGTGCTCTACGGCCAGGTGCAGCCGGGCGGCATTGTCAATGCGGTGAGCAAGCGGCCCAAGAAAGAGGCGCTGAGCGAAGTGGGCGTGGAGGTGGGCAGCTTTGGCCAGCGCACGCTGCAGGCCGACATCAACCGGCCACTGTCTGAATCGGGCAAGACGGCGCTGCGCATCAATGCGCAGGTCTCCAACGCCGACGACCCCACGCAGTTGGTCTACCGCAAGGACCGCTGGTTTGCGCCGTCGCTCTCCATCGACCTGGGCGCACAGACCGACCTGGTACTGTTTGCCACCTACAGCCAGAGCGAGTGGATGCGCCAGCAGGGCATCACGCCCTATGGCACGCTGCTGCCCAACCGCAATGGCACGTTGCCCGTCACCCTGTTCACGGGCGACCCCAGCTTTGGGGTGTATGACGTGGAGAGCACCACGGTGGGTTACGCGCTGGAGCATCGCCTGTCGGATGCCATGACCTTCCGCCAGAACGTGCGCTACCAGACCGAGAAGGGCACGGGCAACTTTGTCTCCAACCAGGCGCTGCAGGCCAACCAGCGGTTGCAAAACCGCCAGGCGACACGCCAGTACCTGGACTACGACCTGCTGGCCACCGACACCTCGCTGCTGTCGCGCTTTGAGGCGCTGGGCGTCAAGCACCAGTTGGTGACGGGGCTGGACGTGCGCTCTGGCCACTCCTACCAGGCGCAGCGCCGCTGCACCATTGGTGCGCTGGACCTGTTCAACCCGGTCTATGGCATGGCCGCTACCTGCCCCACCAACCTCACGAGCGATGCCCCCGAAAAGCTCACTGTGATGGGCCTCTATGCGCAAGACCAGATCAAGTTCGGCCAGGGCTGGACGGCCCTGGTGGGCCTGCGCAGCGACTGGTCCACCAACGACATCGATGACCGGGTGGCCAACACACAAACCCGCCAGAAGGACAGCGCCACCACGCTGTCGGCCGGGCTGGTGTATGAGTTCAAGCCGGGCTGGTCGGCCTATGGCAGCTATGGCGAGTCGTTCTTGCCCACCTCGGGCCTCAGCTTCGCGGGTACGCCTTTCGTGCCCGAGACGGGCAAGCAGTGGGAGGCGGGCGTGAAGTACGAGGCGCCCGGCGGCCAGATCACTGGCGCGCTCGCCGTCTTTGACCTGGTGCGCCAGAACGTGACCACGTCCGACCCGGTGAACACGGGCTTCAGCGTGCAGACCGGCGAGCAGCGCGCACGCGGGCTGGAGCTGGAACTGGGCGCGGACCTGAAGAACGGCTGGAAGATCACGAGCGCCTACACCTACACACAGACCGAGGTCACGCGCGACAACAACGCGGCGATTGTGGGCAAGCCGCTCAACCTCACGCCGCGCCACACGCTCACGGCCTGGGCCACCTACAAGCTGCCGCAGTATCCGCGCGTGACGCTGGGCATGGGTGGGCGGTATGTGAGCGAGCAGATCGGCTCGTACCCCTTCACGCTGCCGTCGTACGTTGTGGCCGATGCGTCCATCAGCTATGTGGGCGAGAACTACCGCATCACAGCCGGTGTGAAGAACCTGTTCGACAAGGCGTACTACGACGGCGCGATCAACGCCAATGTGGTCTCGCCCGCGCTGCCGCGCAACTTCAGCGTGGGGCTGACGTACTTCTTCTGA